A genomic segment from Sparus aurata chromosome 10, fSpaAur1.1, whole genome shotgun sequence encodes:
- the LOC115590544 gene encoding myosin-2 heavy chain-like isoform X2 → MTKPQREAHYHGLINQGATCYLNSVLQVLFMTTEIHDRLDPEKQITDKELRRLFNKLKEKTCGTENITKTLKIKNVNQQRDAAECLELILNEVSQQASEVFQGQLTYTIKCFKGHIINEETNPFWTLPLSLKDDDTTYSVESSFKRIFQTKTYTGDNMVYCNDCNDQTDATSGCEMEDPPQILILLLKRFDFDYNTMSHFKSDCCVDVPYELQLKNKMYKLYGMVDHMGSLRGGHYTATILSDKDKSWYEFDNTHVKKVKEQPFAETGPYRSRTVYLLMYRAAELQKSPETNKLEDLRQDDAEPKRSSVERDADDENKGQLRQNDTDEVQETSDEALNSQTGGEEDTAETGKNVLDDEVRSQTEPEREPSNRVKLREEKDDTAGEPECERFGSHDKDDKSVGEISHIRDMKTDENCGKASEVENSVDVEAQDNLNVNVGEQSKDSTEQHLDEEAKTDKEEQRATECQKPVETTSEDLTDEVEEEQGEDIGPAELKGDEEPKINFCERNNGETTQMGHSAEDEGQMRKDGKEERLQARGEEGDAENVETDISINNHTTVSQVKSSEDEEAQENEISNTREQRKSEDLNETRVEDASVNVGEQPKDSTEQHLDDETKTDKEEQRVTECQKPVETTSEDQTDELEEEQGEDTDPAELKGGKEPNRTTDDGETTQMGHSSEDEGQMREDRKEEGIQARGEEGDEVNVESDTSMNNLKTVSEVKSSEIKEEKENEDSNTPENSKSEELNATRVEDAFANVGEQLKDSSEQHLDKETKTDKEEQRATECQKPVETPSEDLNEFKEEQGEDIGPAELKGDEEPNRKTDDGETTQMGHSSEDEGQMRKDGKEERLQARGEEGDVETDTSINNHTTVSEVKSSEDEEAQENEISNTGEQRKSEELNETRVENASVNVGEQPKDSCEQHLDEETKTEKEEQRATECQKPVETPSEDLTEFKEEQGEDIGPAELKGDEEPKRNTDDKETTQMGHSSEDEGQMRKDGKEEKLQARGEEGDGENVETDISINNHTTVSEVKSSEDDEAQKKEISNTGEQRKSEELNETRVEDASVNVEEQPKDSCEQHLDEETKTDKEEQRATECQKPVETPSEDLTEFKEEQCEDIGPAELKGDEEPKRNTDDKETTQMGHSSEDEGQMRKDGKEEKLQARGEEGDGENVEEDEEPHRKTDDGETTQMGVSEVKSSEKKEAKENKDSNTPENSKSEELNESRVEDASANIVEQPKESYARLDEETKTEKEEERGQKKKMCPSFCNIY, encoded by the exons A tGACTAAGCCACAGAGGGAGGCACACTATCATGGCCTGATTAATCAGGGAGCCACATGTTACCTCAACAGTGTCCTGCAAGTTCTCTTCATGACCACAGAGATTCATGACAG GTTGGATCCAGAAAAACAGATCACAGATAAGGAGCTGAGACGCCTCtttaacaaattaaaagaaaaaacatgtggaacagaaaacatcacaaagaCTTTGAAGATAAAAAATG TTAATCAACAGCGTGATGCTGCTGAATGCCTGGAGTTGATTTTAAATGAAGTCAGCCAGCAGGCCTCTGAG GTTTTCCAAGGACAGCTGACATACACAATAAAATGCTTCAAAGGCCACATCATCAATGAAGAGACAAATCCATTCTGgactctccctctgtcactgaAAGATGATGATACAACCTACAGTGTG gagAGCAGCTTTAAGAGGATTTTCCAGACAAAAACGTACACTGGAGATAACATGGTGTACTGTAATGACTGTAACGACCAGACAGATGCAACAAGT GGATGTGAGATGGAGGACCCCCCTCAGATCTTGATTCTTCTCCTCAAGAGGTTTGATTTTGACTACAACACCATGTCACATTTCAAATCAGACTGCTGTGTGGATGTGCCATATGAATTACAGTTGAAG AACAAGATGTACAAACTGTATGGGATGGTGGATCACATGGGCAGTCTAAGAGGTGGACATTACACAGCCACCATCCTGTCTGACAAGGACAAAAGCTGGTATGAGTTTGATAATACTCATGTCAAGAAG GTTAAAGAGCAGCCATTTGCCGAAACCGGGCCTTACAG GTCCAGGACTGTCTATCTACTCATGTACAGAG ctgctgagctgcagAAGTCCCCTGAGACCAACAAGCTGGAAGATCTGAGACAAGACGATGCGGAACCAAAGAGAAGTTCAGTAGAAAGGGAtgctgatgatgaaaataaggGACAATTAAGACAGAATGACACAGATGAGGTACAGGAGACAAGTGATGAGGCTCTAAACAGTcagactggaggagaggaggatacTGCAGAAACTGGAAAGAATGTTTTGGATGATGAAGTTAGATCACAGACTGAGCCTGAAAGGGAGCCATCGAACAGAGTGAAGCTCAGAGAGGAGAAGGATGACACAGCAGGAGAGCCAGAGTGTGAAAGGTTTGGATCACATGATAAAGATGATAAGTCAGTCGGAGAAATAAGTCACATCAGAGACATGAAAACTGATGAGAACTGCGGAAAAGCTAGTGAGGTAGAAAACAGTGTAGATGTAGAGGCACAGGACaatctgaatgtaaatgttggAGAACAGTCGAAAGACTCCACTGAACAACATCTGGATGAAGAGGCAAAGACAGACAAGGAGGAACAAAGAG CCACAGAGTGTCAGAAGCCTGTTGAGACCACTTCAGAGGATCTGACTGATGAGGTTGAAGAAGAACAGGGTGAAGATATTGGTCCTGCAGAACTGAAAGGAGACGAAGAACCCAAAATAAATTTCTGTGAAAGAAACAATGGAGAAACCACACAGATGGGACATAGTGCAGAGGATGAGGGACAGATGAGAAAAGATGGGAAGGAAGAGAGACTTCAGgctagaggagaggagggagatgcAGAAAATGTAGAGACTGATATATCAATTAATAATCATACAACAGTGAGTCAAGTGAAAAGTAGTGAAGATGAAGAGGCACAGGAAAATGAAATCAGCAACACACGAGAACAGAGGAAGTCTGAAGATTTAAATGAAACTAGAGTAGAAGATGCTTCTGTTAATGTTGGAGAACAGCCAAAAGACTCCACTGAACAACATCTGGATGAcgaaacaaagacagacaaggAGGAACAAAGAG TCACAGAGTGTCAGAAGCCTGTTGAGACCACTTCAGAGGATCAGACAGACGAGCTGGAAGAAGAACAGGGTGAAGATACTGATCCTGCAGAACTGAAAGGAGGCAAAGAACCCAATAGAACAACTGATGATGGAGAAACTACACAGATGGGACATAGTTCAGAGGATGAGGGACAGATGAGAGAAGATAGGAAGGAAGAGGGAATTCaggcgagaggagaggagggagatgaaGTAAATGTAGAGTCTGACACATCAATGAATAATCTTAAAACAGTGAGTGAAGTGAAAAGCAGTGAAattaaagaggaaaaggaaaatgaagacaGCAACACACCAGAAAACAGCAAGTCTGAGGAGTTAAATGCAACTAGAGTAGAAGATGCTTTTGCAAATGTTGGAGAACAGCTGAAAGACTCCAGTGAACAACATCTGgataaagagacaaagacagacaaggAGGAACAAAGAG CCACAGAGTGTCAGAAGCCTGTTGAGACACCTTCAGAGGATCTGAATGAGTTTAAAGAAGAACAGGGTGAAGATATTGGTCCTGCAGAACTGAAAGGAGACGAAGAACCCAATAGAAAAACTGATGATGGAGAAACTACACAGATGGGACATAGTTCAGAGGATGAGGGACAGATGAGAAAAGATGGGAAGGAAGAGAGACTTCAGgctagaggagaggagggagatgtAGAGACTGACACATCAATTAATAATCACACAACAGTGAGTGAAGTGAAAAGTAGTGAAGATGAGGAGGCACAGGAAAATGAAATCAGCAACACAGGAGAACAGAGGAAGTCTGAGGAGTTAAATGAAACTAGAGTAGAAAATGCTTCTGTTAATGTTGGAGAACAGCCAAAAGACTCCTGTGAACAACATCTGGatgaagagacaaagacagagaaggaggaaCAAAGAG CCACAGAGTGTCAGAAGCCTGTTGAGACACCTTCAGAGGATCTGACTGAGTTTAAAGAAGAACAGGGTGAAGATATTGGTCCTGCAGAACTGAAAGGAGACGAAGAACCCAAAAGAAACACTGATGATAAAGAAACCACACAGATGGGACATAGTTCAGAGGATGAGGGACAGATGAGAAAAGATGGGAAGGAAGAGAAACTTCAGgctagaggagaggagggtgatgGAGAAAATGTAGAGACTGATATATCAATTAATAATCACACAACAGTGAGTGAAGTGAAAAGTAGTGAAGATGATGAGgcacagaaaaaggaaatcagCAACACAGGAGAACAGAGGAAGTCTGAGGAGTTAAATGAAACTAGAGTAGAAGATGCTTCTGTTAATGTTGAAGAACAGCCGAAAGACTCCTGTGAACAACATCTGGatgaagagacaaagacagacaaggAGGAACAAAGAG CCACAGAGTGTCAGAAGCCTGTTGAGACACCTTCAGAGGATCTGACTGAGTTTAAAGAAGAACAGTGTGAAGATATTGGTCCTGCAGAACTGAAAGGAGACGAAGAACCCAAAAGAAACACTGATGATAAAGAAACCACACAGATGGGACATAGTTCAGAGGATGAGGGACAGATGAGAAAAGATGGGAAGGAAGAGAAACTTCAGgctagaggagaggagggtgatgGAGAAAATGTAGAGGAAGACGAAGAACCCCATAGAAAAACTGATGATGGAGAAACTACACAGATGGGAGTgagtgaagtaaaaagtagtgaaaaaaaagaggcaaaggaaaataaagacagCAACACACCAGAAAACAGCAAGTCTGAGGAGTTAAATGAATCTAGAGTAGAAGATGCTTCTGCAAATATTGTAGAACAGCCGAAAGAGTCCTATGCACGTCTGGAtgaggagacaaagacagagaaggaggaagaaagaggtcaaaagaagaaaatgtgtcCTTCTTTCTGCAACATTTATTGA
- the LOC115590544 gene encoding uncharacterized protein YFR016C-like isoform X3, whose product MTKPQREAHYHGLINQGATCYLNSVLQVLFMTTEIHDRLDPEKQITDKELRRLFNKLKEKTCGTENITKTLKIKNVNQQRDAAECLELILNEVSQQASEVFQGQLTYTIKCFKGHIINEETNPFWTLPLSLKDDDTTYSVESSFKRIFQTKTYTGDNMVYCNDCNDQTDATSGCEMEDPPQILILLLKRFDFDYNTMSHFKSDCCVDVPYELQLKNKMYKLYGMVDHMGSLRGGHYTATILSDKDKSWYEFDNTHVKKVKEQPFAETGPYRSRTVYLLMYRAAELQKSPETNKLEDLRQDDAEPKRSSVERDADDENKGQLRQNDTDEVQETSDEALNSQTGGEEDTAETGKNVLDDEVRSQTEPEREPSNRVKLREEKDDTAGEPECERFGSHDKDDKSVGEISHIRDMKTDENCGKASEVENSVDVEAQDNLNVNVGEQSKDSTEQHLDEEAKTDKEEQRVTECQKPVETTSEDQTDELEEEQGEDTDPAELKGGKEPNRTTDDGETTQMGHSSEDEGQMREDRKEEGIQARGEEGDEVNVESDTSMNNLKTVSEVKSSEIKEEKENEDSNTPENSKSEELNATRVEDAFANVGEQLKDSSEQHLDKETKTDKEEQRATECQKPVETPSEDLNEFKEEQGEDIGPAELKGDEEPNRKTDDGETTQMGHSSEDEGQMRKDGKEERLQARGEEGDVETDTSINNHTTVSEVKSSEDEEAQENEISNTGEQRKSEELNETRVENASVNVGEQPKDSCEQHLDEETKTEKEEQRATECQKPVETPSEDLTEFKEEQGEDIGPAELKGDEEPKRNTDDKETTQMGHSSEDEGQMRKDGKEEKLQARGEEGDGENVETDISINNHTTVSEVKSSEDDEAQKKEISNTGEQRKSEELNETRVEDASVNVEEQPKDSCEQHLDEETKTDKEEQRATECQKPVETPSEDLTEFKEEQCEDIGPAELKGDEEPKRNTDDKETTQMGHSSEDEGQMRKDGKEEKLQARGEEGDGENVEEDEEPHRKTDDGETTQMGVSEVKSSEKKEAKENKDSNTPENSKSEELNESRVEDASANIVEQPKESYARLDEETKTEKEEERGQKKKMCPSFCNIY is encoded by the exons A tGACTAAGCCACAGAGGGAGGCACACTATCATGGCCTGATTAATCAGGGAGCCACATGTTACCTCAACAGTGTCCTGCAAGTTCTCTTCATGACCACAGAGATTCATGACAG GTTGGATCCAGAAAAACAGATCACAGATAAGGAGCTGAGACGCCTCtttaacaaattaaaagaaaaaacatgtggaacagaaaacatcacaaagaCTTTGAAGATAAAAAATG TTAATCAACAGCGTGATGCTGCTGAATGCCTGGAGTTGATTTTAAATGAAGTCAGCCAGCAGGCCTCTGAG GTTTTCCAAGGACAGCTGACATACACAATAAAATGCTTCAAAGGCCACATCATCAATGAAGAGACAAATCCATTCTGgactctccctctgtcactgaAAGATGATGATACAACCTACAGTGTG gagAGCAGCTTTAAGAGGATTTTCCAGACAAAAACGTACACTGGAGATAACATGGTGTACTGTAATGACTGTAACGACCAGACAGATGCAACAAGT GGATGTGAGATGGAGGACCCCCCTCAGATCTTGATTCTTCTCCTCAAGAGGTTTGATTTTGACTACAACACCATGTCACATTTCAAATCAGACTGCTGTGTGGATGTGCCATATGAATTACAGTTGAAG AACAAGATGTACAAACTGTATGGGATGGTGGATCACATGGGCAGTCTAAGAGGTGGACATTACACAGCCACCATCCTGTCTGACAAGGACAAAAGCTGGTATGAGTTTGATAATACTCATGTCAAGAAG GTTAAAGAGCAGCCATTTGCCGAAACCGGGCCTTACAG GTCCAGGACTGTCTATCTACTCATGTACAGAG ctgctgagctgcagAAGTCCCCTGAGACCAACAAGCTGGAAGATCTGAGACAAGACGATGCGGAACCAAAGAGAAGTTCAGTAGAAAGGGAtgctgatgatgaaaataaggGACAATTAAGACAGAATGACACAGATGAGGTACAGGAGACAAGTGATGAGGCTCTAAACAGTcagactggaggagaggaggatacTGCAGAAACTGGAAAGAATGTTTTGGATGATGAAGTTAGATCACAGACTGAGCCTGAAAGGGAGCCATCGAACAGAGTGAAGCTCAGAGAGGAGAAGGATGACACAGCAGGAGAGCCAGAGTGTGAAAGGTTTGGATCACATGATAAAGATGATAAGTCAGTCGGAGAAATAAGTCACATCAGAGACATGAAAACTGATGAGAACTGCGGAAAAGCTAGTGAGGTAGAAAACAGTGTAGATGTAGAGGCACAGGACaatctgaatgtaaatgttggAGAACAGTCGAAAGACTCCACTGAACAACATCTGGATGAAGAGGCAAAGACAGACAAGGAGGAACAAAGAG TCACAGAGTGTCAGAAGCCTGTTGAGACCACTTCAGAGGATCAGACAGACGAGCTGGAAGAAGAACAGGGTGAAGATACTGATCCTGCAGAACTGAAAGGAGGCAAAGAACCCAATAGAACAACTGATGATGGAGAAACTACACAGATGGGACATAGTTCAGAGGATGAGGGACAGATGAGAGAAGATAGGAAGGAAGAGGGAATTCaggcgagaggagaggagggagatgaaGTAAATGTAGAGTCTGACACATCAATGAATAATCTTAAAACAGTGAGTGAAGTGAAAAGCAGTGAAattaaagaggaaaaggaaaatgaagacaGCAACACACCAGAAAACAGCAAGTCTGAGGAGTTAAATGCAACTAGAGTAGAAGATGCTTTTGCAAATGTTGGAGAACAGCTGAAAGACTCCAGTGAACAACATCTGgataaagagacaaagacagacaaggAGGAACAAAGAG CCACAGAGTGTCAGAAGCCTGTTGAGACACCTTCAGAGGATCTGAATGAGTTTAAAGAAGAACAGGGTGAAGATATTGGTCCTGCAGAACTGAAAGGAGACGAAGAACCCAATAGAAAAACTGATGATGGAGAAACTACACAGATGGGACATAGTTCAGAGGATGAGGGACAGATGAGAAAAGATGGGAAGGAAGAGAGACTTCAGgctagaggagaggagggagatgtAGAGACTGACACATCAATTAATAATCACACAACAGTGAGTGAAGTGAAAAGTAGTGAAGATGAGGAGGCACAGGAAAATGAAATCAGCAACACAGGAGAACAGAGGAAGTCTGAGGAGTTAAATGAAACTAGAGTAGAAAATGCTTCTGTTAATGTTGGAGAACAGCCAAAAGACTCCTGTGAACAACATCTGGatgaagagacaaagacagagaaggaggaaCAAAGAG CCACAGAGTGTCAGAAGCCTGTTGAGACACCTTCAGAGGATCTGACTGAGTTTAAAGAAGAACAGGGTGAAGATATTGGTCCTGCAGAACTGAAAGGAGACGAAGAACCCAAAAGAAACACTGATGATAAAGAAACCACACAGATGGGACATAGTTCAGAGGATGAGGGACAGATGAGAAAAGATGGGAAGGAAGAGAAACTTCAGgctagaggagaggagggtgatgGAGAAAATGTAGAGACTGATATATCAATTAATAATCACACAACAGTGAGTGAAGTGAAAAGTAGTGAAGATGATGAGgcacagaaaaaggaaatcagCAACACAGGAGAACAGAGGAAGTCTGAGGAGTTAAATGAAACTAGAGTAGAAGATGCTTCTGTTAATGTTGAAGAACAGCCGAAAGACTCCTGTGAACAACATCTGGatgaagagacaaagacagacaaggAGGAACAAAGAG CCACAGAGTGTCAGAAGCCTGTTGAGACACCTTCAGAGGATCTGACTGAGTTTAAAGAAGAACAGTGTGAAGATATTGGTCCTGCAGAACTGAAAGGAGACGAAGAACCCAAAAGAAACACTGATGATAAAGAAACCACACAGATGGGACATAGTTCAGAGGATGAGGGACAGATGAGAAAAGATGGGAAGGAAGAGAAACTTCAGgctagaggagaggagggtgatgGAGAAAATGTAGAGGAAGACGAAGAACCCCATAGAAAAACTGATGATGGAGAAACTACACAGATGGGAGTgagtgaagtaaaaagtagtgaaaaaaaagaggcaaaggaaaataaagacagCAACACACCAGAAAACAGCAAGTCTGAGGAGTTAAATGAATCTAGAGTAGAAGATGCTTCTGCAAATATTGTAGAACAGCCGAAAGAGTCCTATGCACGTCTGGAtgaggagacaaagacagagaaggaggaagaaagaggtcaaaagaagaaaatgtgtcCTTCTTTCTGCAACATTTATTGA